Proteins encoded in a region of the Pseudothermotoga elfii DSM 9442 = NBRC 107921 genome:
- a CDS encoding NADH:ubiquinone reductase (Na(+)-transporting) subunit E, which produces MTVDPITLLFASIFTSNILLTNFLGMCSYISISKDLKSSNGLGMAVSFVMTVTTVINWFVYHYIIVPFELEYLRYIIFIIVIAAVVQIMEMIIDRISPTLYLNLGIFLPLITVNCAILGVTLFMQIREYTLIQSLFYGLGSGLGWWLAIVLLAAIRKKTDNAPAPAGLKGNGLTFITIGIMAMAFMGFSGMIKVQ; this is translated from the coding sequence ATGACTGTTGATCCCATCACTTTGCTTTTTGCTTCAATTTTTACAAGCAACATTCTTTTGACGAATTTCCTCGGTATGTGCTCTTACATATCAATATCCAAAGATTTGAAATCCTCAAACGGTTTAGGAATGGCTGTTAGTTTTGTCATGACTGTCACAACTGTGATCAACTGGTTCGTTTATCATTACATAATTGTACCTTTTGAACTGGAGTATCTCAGATATATTATCTTCATAATTGTTATAGCTGCTGTGGTCCAGATAATGGAAATGATCATAGATAGAATTTCTCCGACTTTGTACTTGAACCTGGGGATCTTTCTACCTTTGATAACAGTGAATTGTGCAATACTCGGTGTAACTTTGTTCATGCAAATAAGAGAATACACGCTAATCCAGTCTCTGTTCTACGGATTGGGTTCGGGCTTGGGATGGTGGCTCGCAATAGTTTTGCTGGCAGCAATAAGGAAAAAAACAGACAATGCACCAGCACCAGCAGGCTTGAAAGGTAACGGGCTGACTTTTATAACAATAGGCATAATGGCTATGGCATTCATGGGTTTTTCCGGAATGATAAAAGTTCAGTGA
- a CDS encoding Rnf-Nqr domain containing protein, giving the protein MNRVFEITKRNILTENQILVQILGICSTLAVTNNLRNTLIMAIGVTLVTGFSNLTVSLIKDYIPRKIRMMMETLIISFYVIIVDIILRAYLPEVSKALGPYVGLIITNCIIMGRTEAFAQSNTPLISFLDGLTAGLGYTFVLIIVAFVRELLGFGTIFDLKVMPANFVPVTIMVMAPSAFFVVAILMWIFKSAVLKGGEKK; this is encoded by the coding sequence GTGAACAGAGTTTTTGAAATAACAAAGAGAAATATTTTAACTGAAAACCAGATACTTGTTCAGATACTTGGCATATGTTCAACGCTCGCTGTAACAAATAACCTTAGAAATACCCTGATAATGGCTATAGGTGTGACATTGGTAACAGGTTTTTCCAATCTCACTGTTTCATTGATAAAAGATTATATTCCGCGCAAAATCAGAATGATGATGGAAACGCTTATCATTTCATTTTATGTGATTATTGTTGATATTATCTTGAGGGCATACCTTCCAGAGGTGAGCAAAGCTCTGGGACCATATGTTGGCTTGATAATAACTAACTGCATCATAATGGGCAGAACAGAAGCTTTTGCTCAATCAAACACTCCTCTTATTTCTTTTTTGGATGGTCTAACTGCCGGGCTTGGGTATACATTTGTACTAATAATCGTAGCTTTTGTACGTGAATTGCTCGGTTTTGGAACTATTTTTGATCTAAAAGTTATGCCGGCTAATTTTGTGCCAGTGACCATAATGGTAATGGCCCCAAGTGCATTTTTTGTGGTTGCAATCCTGATGTGGATTTTTAAGTCAGCTGTTTTGAAGGGTGGGGAGAAAAAATGA
- a CDS encoding FMN-binding protein, whose translation MKKESKLYTITFTFVVTFVFVFVLSFLNSATSERVSQNQRLFTIKAILNGFGIEYKNDIEALNIFKKNVLIQKIDGVNIYSTVVEGKKLYGIIFTGNGLWSTISGFVATDENVERIAGVDFISQNETPGLGGRIEENWFKEQFKSEKLIDGRITVTAIGQADENHENGKVDAITGATQTSKAVEKIINEYLEKLRVILGVKQ comes from the coding sequence ATGAAAAAAGAGAGTAAGTTGTATACAATAACATTCACCTTCGTTGTTACATTTGTTTTTGTCTTCGTGTTATCTTTTTTGAATTCTGCCACGAGTGAGCGAGTTAGTCAAAATCAACGCTTGTTCACTATAAAAGCCATTTTGAATGGATTTGGAATCGAATATAAAAACGATATAGAAGCTCTAAACATATTCAAAAAGAATGTTTTAATTCAAAAAATAGATGGTGTAAATATCTACTCTACGGTAGTTGAAGGAAAAAAACTCTATGGAATTATTTTTACAGGTAATGGGCTGTGGAGTACAATCTCAGGCTTTGTAGCTACAGATGAAAATGTAGAGAGAATAGCAGGAGTGGATTTTATATCTCAAAATGAAACTCCCGGACTTGGTGGAAGAATAGAGGAAAACTGGTTCAAAGAACAATTTAAATCTGAAAAATTGATCGATGGCAGAATAACAGTAACAGCCATCGGGCAGGCAGATGAAAATCACGAGAACGGTAAGGTGGATGCCATAACAGGTGCAACGCAAACATCCAAGGCTGTCGAGAAAATCATCAACGAATATCTCGAGAAATTGAGGGTTATCCTGGGGGTGAAACAGTGA
- a CDS encoding RnfABCDGE type electron transport complex subunit D, protein MPLFQKQPMMRRVLYSLIPIYVFSIYLYGLRTIWLSLLVFISGIFTEYIMESRKKKPVSEAVLVTCALLSLSLPPLTPWWIAVIAAFFGVFFAKEVYGGFGRNVFNPAIVGRLFVYISFPIQMTTKWIIPKADVFTSATPLDLLRSGQKLNIEELFFGFRSGSIGESSIILIVLAAVYLIITKTASWRIMVSTFGSATLLTLLFDIFHLGPPALPMLLSGSFLFVTVFMATDPVSAPKKTSSQWIYGVIIGICSVLIRTFSLFSEGTSFAVLLGNTSASLLDELMAKKKVKV, encoded by the coding sequence ATGCCTCTGTTTCAGAAACAACCGATGATGAGGCGTGTTTTGTATTCCCTGATACCTATCTATGTTTTTTCGATTTATCTGTATGGTTTAAGAACCATCTGGTTGAGCCTTCTGGTTTTTATTAGTGGCATATTTACAGAATATATAATGGAAAGCCGGAAGAAAAAACCTGTAAGTGAAGCCGTGCTGGTTACCTGCGCACTGTTAAGTTTGTCATTACCTCCTCTCACTCCTTGGTGGATTGCTGTTATTGCCGCGTTCTTCGGCGTTTTTTTTGCGAAAGAAGTTTACGGGGGGTTCGGCAGAAATGTCTTCAACCCGGCAATTGTTGGAAGGTTGTTTGTTTATATATCTTTTCCTATTCAGATGACTACAAAGTGGATAATACCGAAAGCAGATGTTTTTACATCTGCAACGCCGTTAGATTTACTTAGATCAGGACAAAAACTCAATATAGAGGAACTCTTCTTTGGTTTTAGATCGGGATCTATAGGCGAAAGTAGCATAATACTTATCGTGCTGGCAGCAGTATATCTTATTATCACAAAAACCGCAAGCTGGAGAATAATGGTATCAACTTTTGGTTCGGCAACCCTGCTGACATTACTGTTTGATATTTTTCATCTCGGGCCACCAGCTTTACCCATGCTACTTTCTGGAAGTTTTCTCTTTGTAACTGTTTTTATGGCAACAGATCCCGTTTCAGCTCCCAAAAAAACATCTTCTCAATGGATATATGGGGTAATCATAGGTATCTGTAGTGTTTTAATAAGGACCTTTTCGCTTTTCTCTGAAGGTACAAGTTTTGCTGTCTTACTTGGAAACACATCTGCTTCCTTGCTTGATGAACTGATGGCAAAAAAGAAGGTGAAGGTATGA
- a CDS encoding bifunctional UDP-sugar hydrolase/5'-nucleotidase: MRKFLALLLLVIVCFGFATRLTILHINDTHGHAWTFSESGNPDIGGFAAIATIVEEVRKEVESQGGHVLFLHAGDLNTGVPESDQLDAAPDIVALNMMKLDAATFGNHEFDKPKTTLAKQMKLASFPFVCANFADPEEIIKQEPYIIKDFENLKVAIFGLTTEETAILEPIHLNGATFSNAIETSKKLVPELRSKADVVIALVHLGWEPQGEGKTTSRELAQMVSGIDVIVDGHSHTKFDEAQIVNNTIVVQAWEWGKYVGRLDLEIQDGKIVSWNWRPIPVNLKIYKGKDDSGKDIYEYAEKPYTENFYVRTVLSYFKSLGSEKLDAVIGETKIILDGERTNVRARDTNLSNLICDAMAWKTRADVALTNGGGIRASIKSGKITIRDVLTVLPFGNTLYVIKMTGKEIMEVLNYAATIKEGQGAFLHTSGLTWKSVAGKVVEAKINNEPIIPEKIYTVVTNNYMAQGGDGYTMLKDLPGYDTGFRMDSIVVEYIQTALNGLIEDYDSNPRYIRE, translated from the coding sequence GTGAGAAAGTTCCTGGCTCTTTTGCTTCTCGTGATCGTTTGTTTTGGCTTTGCCACAAGACTAACCATTTTGCACATCAACGATACTCACGGCCACGCATGGACCTTTAGCGAAAGCGGCAATCCTGATATAGGTGGTTTTGCAGCAATTGCTACCATTGTAGAGGAAGTTCGAAAAGAAGTTGAATCTCAGGGCGGACATGTCCTTTTCCTTCATGCCGGCGATCTGAACACAGGGGTTCCTGAATCTGATCAGCTTGATGCAGCGCCTGATATTGTTGCTCTGAATATGATGAAACTCGATGCAGCAACATTTGGAAATCATGAATTTGACAAACCGAAAACAACACTTGCCAAGCAGATGAAGCTTGCTTCATTTCCATTTGTTTGTGCAAATTTTGCTGATCCAGAAGAAATAATCAAGCAGGAACCTTACATAATCAAAGATTTTGAAAATCTGAAAGTTGCTATCTTCGGACTTACCACAGAAGAAACAGCTATATTAGAACCCATTCACTTAAATGGTGCAACTTTTTCGAATGCCATCGAAACAAGTAAGAAACTTGTACCGGAGCTCAGATCAAAGGCCGACGTAGTGATCGCATTAGTCCATCTCGGTTGGGAACCACAGGGAGAAGGCAAAACAACAAGCAGAGAATTGGCTCAAATGGTGAGCGGAATAGATGTAATCGTTGATGGTCACAGTCATACAAAATTTGATGAAGCTCAGATAGTAAATAATACCATCGTTGTTCAGGCCTGGGAATGGGGTAAATATGTTGGAAGGCTTGATCTGGAAATTCAGGACGGGAAAATCGTTTCATGGAACTGGAGACCCATACCAGTTAATTTGAAAATCTACAAAGGCAAAGACGATTCAGGAAAAGATATCTATGAATACGCCGAAAAACCGTATACGGAAAACTTTTACGTAAGAACAGTTCTGAGTTATTTCAAATCGCTTGGAAGTGAAAAATTAGATGCAGTTATTGGTGAAACAAAGATCATTCTCGATGGTGAAAGAACCAACGTCAGGGCACGAGACACAAATCTTTCGAATCTGATCTGCGATGCAATGGCTTGGAAGACAAGAGCAGATGTGGCTCTGACTAACGGCGGCGGCATAAGAGCATCAATAAAATCTGGAAAAATAACCATAAGAGATGTACTAACAGTGTTACCATTTGGAAATACTCTGTATGTGATCAAAATGACCGGCAAAGAGATTATGGAAGTACTCAATTATGCTGCAACAATAAAGGAAGGTCAGGGTGCCTTTCTGCACACCTCAGGTTTAACGTGGAAGAGTGTTGCTGGAAAGGTAGTGGAAGCAAAGATAAATAATGAACCAATTATTCCAGAAAAAATCTATACAGTGGTTACCAACAATTACATGGCTCAGGGTGGAGATGGATATACAATGCTCAAGGATCTGCCTGGATATGATACAGGTTTCAGAATGGACAGTATCGTTGTAGAATACATACAAACAGCATTAAACGGTCTTATAGAAGATTACGATTCAAATCCGAGATACATCAGAGAGTAA
- a CDS encoding patatin-like phospholipase family protein gives MSTFIAAATSVALILSGGGGRGAYQIGVWKALNELRIEIDAVYGTSVGAINGAMISIGDYEFAEKSWLELTFGDIMNIPESVKKLISGKFADLSIPEAIDATRKLISEKGIDISPLREKLKALLPEEKIRNSKVHYGLVAYSVSELKPYMLYIEEIPDGMLADYILSSANFPLFKREEIGGKLFIDGGVYSNIPLKMAIDKGYENIIVVDIGTVGVADILEYIRIFMDRGKIEYIRPREHFATILTFDPEISRKYLLEGYLDTLAHFGKLYGENYYIADNTDIIGFLFKNLDPVKRDIAASLLGVGIPVSEKPEVQYSQYILPRLRLETLSVSDNPNTICLKVLEDVAKFLKIERLKTYTTQELLESICQSQLPAGLIQSIMYQAKYKRLVDFLRFIYINGHKKFDENFLP, from the coding sequence ATGTCAACTTTTATAGCTGCAGCCACAAGTGTCGCATTGATTTTATCTGGTGGTGGAGGAAGGGGTGCTTACCAAATAGGAGTTTGGAAAGCTCTTAATGAGCTCAGGATTGAGATTGACGCAGTCTATGGCACTTCTGTCGGAGCTATCAATGGAGCAATGATTAGCATAGGGGATTATGAATTTGCTGAAAAAAGCTGGCTCGAATTGACTTTTGGAGACATAATGAATATACCAGAAAGCGTTAAAAAGTTGATCAGCGGCAAATTCGCCGATTTAAGTATTCCCGAGGCTATCGATGCCACAAGAAAGTTGATAAGCGAGAAAGGTATTGATATCTCGCCATTGCGCGAAAAATTGAAGGCATTGCTTCCAGAAGAAAAAATCAGGAATTCAAAGGTTCACTATGGTTTAGTTGCCTACTCTGTGTCTGAACTAAAGCCATACATGCTTTACATAGAAGAAATACCTGATGGAATGCTGGCTGATTATATCTTATCAAGTGCAAATTTCCCTCTCTTTAAACGAGAAGAAATAGGTGGCAAGTTGTTCATTGACGGTGGTGTTTACAGCAATATACCACTTAAAATGGCAATAGATAAAGGATATGAAAACATAATTGTTGTTGACATTGGCACTGTTGGCGTAGCCGATATACTCGAATATATAAGAATATTCATGGACAGAGGGAAAATAGAATACATAAGACCCCGGGAGCATTTTGCAACTATACTTACTTTCGATCCAGAAATTTCCAGAAAATATCTCCTTGAAGGTTATCTGGATACTCTCGCGCATTTTGGAAAACTCTACGGTGAAAATTATTACATAGCAGATAATACAGATATAATTGGATTTCTGTTTAAAAATCTTGACCCTGTTAAAAGAGATATAGCTGCCTCTTTATTGGGTGTTGGTATTCCTGTATCAGAGAAGCCAGAAGTTCAGTACAGTCAATACATATTGCCAAGATTACGACTCGAAACTTTATCAGTATCCGATAATCCGAACACGATCTGTCTCAAAGTACTTGAAGATGTTGCAAAATTTCTGAAAATAGAAAGGCTCAAAACATACACAACGCAGGAATTACTCGAATCAATTTGTCAATCTCAATTACCAGCAGGTTTGATTCAGTCAATTATGTATCAGGCTAAATATAAAAGGCTTGTCGATTTTCTAAGATTCATATACATAAACGGTCACAAGAAATTTGATGAGAATTTTTTACCTTGA
- the panD gene encoding aspartate 1-decarboxylase, translating to MMRFMLKSKLHMACVTDKNINYEGSIEIDEELMNIVDLKENELVLIADLNNGQRFETYVIKGKPGSGTISLNGAAARLVEKGDRIIVMSFGIFNDGEYSGPKVAILNEKNQVIHVK from the coding sequence GTGATGCGATTTATGCTTAAATCGAAGCTTCATATGGCATGCGTAACCGATAAGAATATAAATTATGAGGGAAGTATTGAGATAGATGAGGAGCTCATGAATATTGTTGACCTGAAAGAAAATGAACTTGTGCTGATAGCTGATTTAAACAATGGGCAGCGTTTCGAAACTTATGTCATAAAAGGAAAACCTGGAAGCGGGACCATATCATTGAATGGAGCAGCTGCTCGTCTGGTTGAGAAAGGTGATAGAATAATCGTAATGAGCTTTGGTATATTTAATGATGGTGAATACTCAGGTCCAAAAGTGGCTATATTAAATGAGAAAAATCAGGTCATTCATGTAAAGTAA
- the gndA gene encoding NADP-dependent phosphogluconate dehydrogenase has protein sequence MNDIGLIGLAVMGQNLALNIVRNGYSVSVYNRTAEKTKKFIEERVKGEKITPYYDVQNFVKSLSRPRKIILMVKAGNPVDEIIQELLPYLQEGDLLIDAGNSHYNDTDRRLEKLSHKGILYLGMGVSGGEYGALHGPSIMPGGSLKAYQMVEEMLLKISAKTEDGPCCSYIGDGSAGHFVKMVHNGIEYAIMQSIAEIYDIMRKILGMKSNEIGLIFHQWNEGKLSSFLVEITYKIMQHIDEQTQKPLVELILDKAEQKGTGKWTAQAAFDLGIPTPSLNLAVVARALSHFKKEREILSNLFGEKNRIAGDRSLISDLEKSLELSMFSSFSQGLWLIHEASIAHNYKINLLEILRIWKGGCIIRAKMLDFIKDILKENPQNINLLFSEKAMNFIKDKIKSVIRVTELSRRSGIPTFLLNSTLDYIFSLTESHLPANLIQAQRDFFGAHTFERTDEEGIFHVEWQPLE, from the coding sequence ATGAATGATATAGGCCTTATTGGACTTGCAGTAATGGGTCAAAATCTTGCTCTGAATATTGTTAGAAATGGATACTCGGTTTCTGTTTACAACAGAACAGCCGAAAAAACGAAAAAATTTATCGAAGAAAGAGTAAAAGGTGAAAAGATAACACCATACTACGATGTCCAAAATTTTGTCAAATCGCTTTCAAGACCGAGAAAGATCATCTTGATGGTAAAAGCAGGAAACCCTGTCGATGAGATAATTCAGGAGCTTCTACCTTACCTGCAGGAAGGTGATTTGCTGATTGATGCAGGTAACTCACATTATAATGATACAGACAGAAGGCTTGAAAAACTTTCACATAAAGGCATCCTGTATCTCGGAATGGGAGTTTCAGGTGGAGAATATGGTGCCTTACATGGGCCATCAATAATGCCTGGTGGAAGTCTGAAAGCTTATCAAATGGTTGAAGAAATGCTTTTGAAAATTTCGGCAAAGACAGAAGATGGACCTTGCTGCAGTTATATAGGTGATGGCTCAGCAGGCCACTTTGTAAAGATGGTTCATAATGGAATTGAATACGCCATAATGCAATCAATAGCAGAAATTTATGACATAATGAGAAAGATTCTGGGTATGAAGAGCAATGAGATAGGTCTGATTTTTCACCAGTGGAATGAAGGTAAATTGTCTTCTTTTCTTGTAGAAATAACTTACAAAATTATGCAGCATATTGACGAACAGACCCAAAAACCTCTTGTTGAACTGATTCTTGACAAAGCAGAGCAGAAAGGAACGGGAAAATGGACCGCACAGGCAGCCTTTGATCTCGGCATTCCAACTCCATCCTTGAATCTGGCAGTTGTTGCAAGGGCTCTTTCCCATTTCAAAAAAGAGAGGGAGATTCTTTCAAATTTGTTTGGTGAAAAAAACAGAATTGCTGGTGATAGATCATTGATAAGCGACTTAGAAAAATCCCTCGAACTTTCGATGTTCTCGTCTTTTTCGCAGGGCCTCTGGTTAATTCATGAAGCTTCTATAGCCCACAATTATAAAATAAATTTACTCGAGATACTGAGAATCTGGAAAGGTGGATGCATAATCAGAGCAAAGATGCTTGATTTCATCAAAGATATTCTTAAAGAAAATCCACAAAACATCAATCTTCTTTTCAGCGAAAAGGCAATGAACTTTATCAAAGACAAAATTAAATCTGTTATCAGGGTGACAGAACTGTCAAGAAGATCTGGTATACCTACCTTTTTGCTAAATTCAACGCTGGATTATATATTCAGTCTGACAGAATCTCATTTGCCAGCTAATCTAATTCAAGCGCAACGCGACTTCTTTGGAGCCCATACATTTGAAAGAACTGATGAAGAAGGCATTTTCCATGTAGAATGGCAACCTCTGGAATAA
- a CDS encoding DUF4910 domain-containing protein encodes MLNEQETFEIMRFISSYHRVRGSREYRSLLAKIKEMLLNWGIPEKSIQVIEYASGDVKYGNFETTMVWEIQNGELWIDTPRTFINSFKACKTSVLFGSNPTNGWQVLEIVDENYKGDFSSRAVVTDQNPNMAFKKYVKELGAKCLLVYFMRAQDESIGRAPEKMPDTINYLSLPHTFETSQYGAFGFSLTYNQYKLLRELANKNFKVRLMIDSHLEKGFVHVMRISFSPERFPKIAVVAHLCHPSPGANDNASGAALALHLCNLLAQNRVNAGVDILLLPEFYGTLPYVAENKYDFVINLDMIGEAQDKTGSALIFHETIPLLNTYFDELLYQSLLSCEPNKIGLLRKKFFRSPFKSGSDHVVFQSYGIPAPFIGQWPDRYYHTNEDTPDKCDPAMFKWIAEAVFRTISLAHDIPKDIIEITKGRVKGFLTKIKKTPGSDAIISAVKKAHGLKAKPAPSKIRLKTSNNGPLGYEWLGKAEGVPDKEYIVDLAEVLNMAVRFTGDFDASVSFTSTYLSVDPEEVIEILNLLIKEGLIYKQPESKITGNEDRLEAIE; translated from the coding sequence ATGCTTAATGAACAAGAGACATTTGAAATTATGAGGTTCATATCTTCCTATCATAGAGTTCGAGGAAGCCGGGAATACAGATCACTTTTAGCAAAAATAAAAGAAATGCTTCTAAATTGGGGAATACCTGAAAAATCTATCCAGGTTATAGAGTATGCTTCTGGGGACGTGAAATATGGTAATTTTGAGACAACAATGGTGTGGGAAATACAGAATGGCGAACTTTGGATAGACACGCCAAGGACATTTATAAATTCTTTCAAAGCGTGTAAAACTTCTGTACTATTTGGAAGCAATCCAACTAATGGTTGGCAAGTACTGGAAATTGTTGATGAAAATTACAAAGGAGATTTTTCCTCCAGGGCGGTAGTCACAGATCAAAATCCAAATATGGCATTCAAAAAATACGTGAAAGAACTCGGGGCAAAGTGCCTTCTTGTTTATTTCATGAGAGCTCAGGATGAATCAATTGGAAGGGCTCCGGAAAAAATGCCAGATACTATAAATTATCTGTCTTTGCCCCACACTTTTGAAACATCACAATATGGTGCCTTCGGTTTTTCTCTAACATACAATCAATATAAATTACTCAGAGAACTTGCAAACAAGAATTTCAAGGTGAGATTGATGATTGATAGCCACCTTGAAAAAGGTTTTGTTCATGTTATGAGAATTAGTTTTTCTCCCGAAAGATTCCCTAAGATAGCTGTTGTAGCACATCTATGTCACCCGAGTCCAGGGGCAAATGACAATGCTTCAGGTGCTGCTCTTGCATTGCATCTGTGTAATTTGCTGGCTCAAAACAGGGTAAACGCAGGCGTTGATATTTTACTATTGCCAGAATTCTATGGAACTTTACCGTATGTTGCTGAGAATAAATATGATTTCGTTATCAACCTCGATATGATAGGTGAGGCACAGGATAAAACAGGTTCGGCGCTGATATTTCACGAAACAATCCCACTGTTAAATACATATTTTGACGAACTTCTATATCAATCGCTTCTATCTTGTGAACCGAATAAAATCGGTCTTTTAAGAAAAAAGTTTTTTAGATCACCTTTTAAATCGGGGTCTGACCATGTTGTGTTTCAGAGTTATGGGATTCCAGCGCCATTCATAGGTCAATGGCCAGACAGATATTATCACACAAATGAAGACACTCCTGATAAATGTGACCCAGCAATGTTCAAATGGATTGCAGAAGCTGTTTTCAGAACTATATCGCTTGCCCATGACATTCCAAAAGATATTATAGAAATAACGAAAGGGAGGGTCAAAGGATTTCTGACGAAAATCAAAAAAACTCCTGGCTCAGATGCAATAATATCTGCTGTGAAAAAAGCTCACGGTTTAAAAGCTAAACCAGCTCCATCGAAAATCAGATTAAAAACTTCGAACAATGGCCCTCTTGGATACGAATGGCTTGGCAAAGCAGAAGGAGTCCCAGATAAAGAATATATCGTGGATCTTGCCGAGGTATTAAATATGGCTGTGCGATTCACCGGTGATTTCGATGCATCTGTTTCTTTTACATCAACTTACTTATCTGTGGACCCAGAAGAAGTCATAGAAATTTTAAATCTACTGATAAAAGAGGGACTCATTTATAAACAACCAGAGAGTAAAATAACTGGGAATGAAGATAGATTGGAGGCGATAGAATGA
- a CDS encoding AEC family transporter, giving the protein MAQTVANQIFIIFLLIGLGFFIRKIKLINDGFTQGATNLIIYVTLPAMVLASMDRDFTRELALNGLIIFLLGGLMYAILSIIAFIFVKVRKINDDSKGVYLYMIIFGNVGYLGYPIMSIAFGEIGVFYAAFFNIWFNILTWTLGVKLMSKDRVSITKLLLNPGLLATLLGVVIFFLNIDLPSTVKTTLEMIGNTTVPLAMFVIGAFLADAKFSSTVKNKELYMASLMKLIAGPLLMVIILFSVELSSTIKAIPIVMSGMPSGVNTAIFARMFNRDYKLASQGVVLSTALSLITLPLLLMIIL; this is encoded by the coding sequence TTGGCTCAAACGGTTGCCAATCAAATTTTCATCATATTTCTTTTAATTGGTCTGGGATTTTTTATTAGAAAAATAAAATTGATAAATGATGGATTCACCCAGGGTGCAACAAATCTAATAATTTATGTGACATTGCCTGCAATGGTTCTTGCATCTATGGACAGAGATTTTACCAGAGAGCTTGCTTTAAACGGATTGATCATTTTCCTGCTAGGCGGGCTTATGTATGCCATACTCTCAATTATTGCTTTTATTTTTGTCAAAGTGAGAAAAATAAACGATGACAGCAAAGGTGTCTATCTCTACATGATAATTTTTGGTAATGTAGGATATCTTGGATATCCGATAATGAGTATTGCATTCGGAGAAATAGGCGTCTTTTACGCAGCTTTTTTTAACATATGGTTCAACATACTTACATGGACTCTCGGAGTTAAATTAATGTCAAAGGACAGAGTAAGCATAACAAAATTACTACTCAATCCCGGACTTCTGGCCACTTTGCTTGGCGTAGTAATATTTTTTCTGAACATAGATTTACCATCCACAGTAAAAACCACTCTGGAAATGATAGGCAATACGACTGTCCCGCTTGCAATGTTCGTGATAGGTGCTTTTCTTGCAGATGCGAAGTTTTCTTCAACAGTAAAAAACAAAGAGTTATATATGGCGTCTTTAATGAAATTGATTGCTGGACCTCTTTTAATGGTCATAATATTATTTTCGGTCGAATTGTCTTCAACTATTAAAGCAATACCTATAGTGATGAGCGGTATGCCATCTGGCGTAAACACAGCTATCTTTGCACGAATGTTTAACAGGGATTATAAGCTTGCTTCTCAGGGAGTTGTGCTTTCAACTGCATTATCGTTGATAACTTTACCTTTGCTTTTGATGATCATTCTCTGA